In the Mus pahari chromosome 19, PAHARI_EIJ_v1.1, whole genome shotgun sequence genome, one interval contains:
- the Pgpep1 gene encoding pyroglutamyl-peptidase 1 isoform X1 → MEQPRKAVVVTGFGPFGEHTVNASWIAVQELEKLGLGDSVDLHVYEIPVEYQTVQRLIPALWEKHSPQLVVHVGVSGMATTVTLEKCGHNKGYKGLDNCRFCPGSQCCVEDGPESIDSIIDMDAVCKRVTTLGLDVSVTISQDAGRYLCDFTYYTSLYQGRGRSAFVHVPPLGKPYNADQLGRALRAIIEEMLGVLEQAEGGLSCCRQL, encoded by the exons ATGGAGCAGCCGCGGAAGGCGGTAGTGGTGACCG GATTCGGCCCTTTTGGGGAGCACACTGTGAATGCCAGCTGGATCGCCGTCCAG gagctggagaagcTGGGCCTTGGGGACAGCGTGGACCTGCACGTGTACGAGATCCCTGTGGAGTACCAGACTGTGCAGAGGCTCATCCCAGCGCTGTGGGAGAAGCACAGCCCCCAG CTCGTAGTGCATGTTGGGGTGTCGGGCATGGCCACCACAGTGACGCTGGAGAAATGTGGGCACAACAAGGGTTACAAGGGACTGGATAATTGCCGGTTCTGCCCCGGCTCGCAGTGCTGCGTGGAGGATGGTCCCGAGAGCATCGACTCCATCATCGACATGGACGCCGTGTGCAAACGGGTGACCACACTGGGCCTGGATGTGTCTGTTACCATCTCCCAGGATGCTGGCAG GTATCTGTGTGACTTCACGTATTATACGTCGCTCTACCAGGGCCGCGGCCGCTCGGCTTTTGTCCACGTGCCCCCGCTGGGTAAGCCTTACAACGCCGACCAGCTGGGCCGGGCGCTACGAGCTATCATTGAGGAGATGCTGGGTGTCCTGGAGCAGGCCGAGGGAGGCCTCAGCTGTTGCCGCCAGCTCTGA
- the Pgpep1 gene encoding pyroglutamyl-peptidase 1 isoform X2, protein MATTVTLEKCGHNKGYKGLDNCRFCPGSQCCVEDGPESIDSIIDMDAVCKRVTTLGLDVSVTISQDAGRYLCDFTYYTSLYQGRGRSAFVHVPPLGKPYNADQLGRALRAIIEEMLGVLEQAEGGLSCCRQL, encoded by the exons ATGGCCACCACAGTGACGCTGGAGAAATGTGGGCACAACAAGGGTTACAAGGGACTGGATAATTGCCGGTTCTGCCCCGGCTCGCAGTGCTGCGTGGAGGATGGTCCCGAGAGCATCGACTCCATCATCGACATGGACGCCGTGTGCAAACGGGTGACCACACTGGGCCTGGATGTGTCTGTTACCATCTCCCAGGATGCTGGCAG GTATCTGTGTGACTTCACGTATTATACGTCGCTCTACCAGGGCCGCGGCCGCTCGGCTTTTGTCCACGTGCCCCCGCTGGGTAAGCCTTACAACGCCGACCAGCTGGGCCGGGCGCTACGAGCTATCATTGAGGAGATGCTGGGTGTCCTGGAGCAGGCCGAGGGAGGCCTCAGCTGTTGCCGCCAGCTCTGA